The Drechmeria coniospora strain ARSEF 6962 chromosome 02, whole genome shotgun sequence genome has a segment encoding these proteins:
- a CDS encoding proteasome subunit alpha 3 translates to MTSIGTGYDLLNSIFSPDGRNFQVEYAVKAVENGGTSIGIRCKDGVVLAVEKVVGSKLLKAGANKRIASIDSHIGAAYSGMVPDGRHFVDRARDESQSWRQNFKSPIPTSDLASRMGGYLQAYTMYGSVRPFGITAIVAGFDASDETPMDGEVGSGPKCGAGGKVPGKHGGPFLYMIEPSGLYWGYYGAATGKGRQAAKAELEKLDLPAGNITIHEAVKEAARIIYAASKDNKDKDFELEMTWISGSDGPTKGRHVEVPKELREEAERLAKAEDDSDDDEDDKKDDDKMEE, encoded by the exons ATG ACGTCCATAGGCACCGGCTACGATCTCCTCAACTCCATCTTCTCGCCAGACGGCCGTAACTTCCAGGTCGAGTACGCAGTCAAGGCCGTGGAGAACGGCGGAACGTCCATCGGCATCCGGTGCAAGGATGGCGTCGTCCTGGCCGTGGAAAAGGTCGTCGGCTCCAAGCTCTTGAAAGCCGGCGCGAACAAGCGTATCGCGTCCATCGACAGTCACATCGGAGCA GCATACTCCGGCATGGtccccgacggccgccactTCGTCGACCGCGCCCGTGACGAGTCCCAGAGCTGGCGCCAAAACTTCAAATCCCCCATTCCCACATCCGATCTCGCCTCCCGCATGGGCGGCTACCTGCAAGCCTACACCATGTACGGCTCCGTCCGACCCTTCGGCAtcaccgccatcgtcgccggcttcgacgcctcggacgagacccccatggacggcgaggtcggctcGGGACCCAAATGCGGCGCCGGTGGCAAGGTGCCCGGCAAGCACGGCGGCCCCTTCCTCTACATGATCGAGCCGAGCGGTCTGTACTGGGGCTACTACGGTGCCGCCACGGGCAAGGGACGACAGGCGGCCAAGGCTGAGCTGGAGAAGCTGGACCTGCCGGCGGGCAACATAACCATACACGAGGCTGtgaaggaggcggcgcgcATCATATACGCCGCGTCAAAGGACAACAAGGACAAGGATTTTGAGTTGGAGATGACGTGGATCAGCGGCTCCGACGGCCCTACCAAAGGCCGTCACGTCGAGGTGCCAAAGGAGTTGcgcgaggaagccgagcgATTAGCaaaggccgaggacgactcggacgacgatgaagatgacaagaaggacgacgacaagatgGAGGAGTAG
- a CDS encoding DNA polymerase V family protein gives MAGKRKRVAKEGTNPSGPATQKKAKIDSVPRAPTAPATTNFEKKPFVEMPTGDDRKREAALYELLGSEDANDRIQAADCIVSSLLAGDGVPEPVLQRHLDRRLFRGLASGRNASRLGFSLVITEIMGQLFGKDSTLGARYGGLTFEKVLDLLVDKTQAVGNIPGQEERDHWFGQLFGLESFVRSETLFVDASRWNAVLALLLKLSIKKSWLRAQCGWVTVQALEQMSRDEVESTLQKIADAGLAKTAEGAAAWLVALNRYPGLKPPKPWGNPLSSKSLGDLAAVLKESFKDSTRDPNEKAHSNGKHASWTAQLHFVWDIILGCYVNGGAGADADGLAQFWNRVVDGKKSRQITRASEHMLMVRPDGLFSKNATDGQKFRGFMVFQKLLEGLADRDEKLGCLFSKNFLTCLMNQSAKEDRFLHRAATKALKTIETVVASHPATLVPVLESLLGKNGAYNFDQRTSSKTVDKLLQNISQDNADGALKIIRQPLATLSQKDNDAATATLRVYADHLAKVLNAFATNPSGADNKRGVSFGPVLQELSGLAYSNPKDVPESALTEIIREQCRSRIESSLARLTRNAEDLATFCRAVASIDPASKNMTDEIRGAMTDALARMTKLLKLKSKSQNDKSLAHGLAMLHAISIFQLYNEDPDAMEVLNDLAQFYERLNAGKAGSKTEGSSELLVEILLSMVARPSSLMRQVSLQVFDTFTSQISAEGLDLLTGPLASGESTKGQKELFNTDEDVMDVDDSGSSDDDVEEISDVEIDSDVEFVGLVGADEDESEEAEEEEEEDEEGDDEEGDDEEADEEDDEEDDEGDDEDGGKKSSGRNQEPQDLDELFGKILNSHRLDKDVDAEESSSDGDMSDSEMLALDEKLAEVFKQRSKARPDSKKQKKDAKQSVVNFKHRILDLLDAYVKKEALNPITFGLLVPLLNLMRTTSTKALASRACEIVLTYQRGMKKARSTSKENEVAEPPAADGLLPLLVEVHDEAGKDNAHAYAKAASAASLIVASAMFAADKEAIKQVAAVYGQTQSSWVLGEARVQAAFFADWNNWCQNHASQARV, from the coding sequence ATGGCCGGTAAACGGAAGAGAGTAGCCAAGGAGGGCACCAACCCCTCGGGTCCGGCAACCCAGAAAAAGGCCAAAATCGACAGCGTCCCGCGTGCACCGACCGCTCCAGCAACGACCAACTTTGAAAAGAAACCGTTCGTGGAGATGCCCACGGGCGACGACCGAAAGCGAGAGGCCGCCCTGTACGAACTTCTCGGCAGCGAAGATGCAAACGATCGAATACAAGCAGCCGACTGCATCGTTTCCAGCTTGctggccggcgatggcgtccCCGAACCCGTCCTGCAACGACATCTCGACCGACGCCTGTTCCGCGGCTTGGCAAGCGGCCGCAACGCCTCGCGCCTCGGCTTCAGCCTCGTCATCACCGAGATCATGGGCCAGCTGTTTGGGAAAGACTCGACCCTTGGCGCCCGATACGGCGGCTTGACCTTCGAAAAGGTCCTCGACTTGCTCGTAGACAAGACCCAAGCCGTGGGCAACATTCCGGGCCAGGAAGAGAGGGATCATTGGTTTGGACAGCTCTTTGGCCTCGAGTCCTTTGTGCGATCGGAAACTCTATTTGTCGATGCCTCGAGGTGGAACGCAGTCCTCGCCCTGCTGTTGAAGCTGAGCATCAAGAAGAGCTGGCTCCGAGCACAATGCGGCTGGGTTACCGTCCAGGCCCTGGAGCAGATGAGCCGGGACGAAGTGGAAAGCACGCTCCAGAAGATCGCAGATGCCGGACTGGCAAAGACGGCAGAGGGAGCCGCAGCCTGGCTTGTGGCCTTGAATCGATATCCGGGCCTGAAACCTCCCAAGCCGTGGGGCAACCCTCTCTCGAGCAAATCGCTCGGCGATTTGGCTGCTGTCCTGAAGGAGAGCTTCAAGGATTCGACGAGAGACCCCAACGAAAAGGCCCACAGTAACGGAAAGCATGCCAGCTGGACCGCCCAGCTGCACTTTGTGTGGGACATAATACTCGGCTGCTACGTGAACGGGGGCGCCGGAgcggacgccgacgggctGGCTCAGTTTTGGAatcgcgtcgtcgacggtaaGAAGAGCAGGCAAATCacgcgagcgagcgagcacaTGCTAATGGTCCGACCAGATGGCTTGTTTTCCAAGAACGCGACGGATGGCCAAAAGTTCAGAGGCTTCATGGTCTTTCAGAAATTGCtcgagggcctcgccgaTCGCGATGAGAAGCTTGGATGCTTGTTCAGCAAGAACTTCTTGACATGCTTGATGAATCAGTCTGCCAAGGAAGACAGATTCCTTCATCGAGCGGCCACGAAGGCGTTGAAGACCATCgagaccgtcgtcgcctcccaCCCAGCCACTCTTGTACCCGTTCTGGAAAGTCTGCTCGGAAAGAACGGCGCATACAATTTCGATCAACGGACTAGCTCCAAGACAGTCGACAAACTGCTGCAGAATATCAGCCAGGACAACGCAGACGGCGCCTTGAAAATTATTCGACAGCCTCTCGCGACCTTGAGCCAGAAGGATAACGACGCGGCCACTGCCACACTGCGAGTCTACGCAGACCATCTCGCCAAGGTGCTCAACGCCTTCGCCACGAACCCGTCCGGAGCGGATAACAAGCGTGGAGTTTCCTTCGGTCCTGTCCTGCAAGAGCTTTCCGGCTTGGCGTACTCGAATCCAAAGGACGTTCCGGAGAGCGCGCTGACGGAAATCATCCGGGAGCAATGCCGTTCTCGCATCGAATCCTCACTGGCGCGACTTACACGGAATGCCGAGGACCTTGCCACCTTTTGCCGTGCAGTCGCCTCCATCGACCCGGCATCGAAAAACATGACGGATGAAATCAGAGGGGCCATGACGGATGCCTTGGCTCGAATGACGAAGCTGCTCAAGCTCAAATCGAAGAGCCAAAACGACAAGAGCCTGGCCCATGGTTTGGCCATGCTCCATGCCATCTCCATCTTCCAACTCTACAACGAGGACCCGGATGCCATGGAAGTTTTGAACGACCTCGCACAGTTCTACGAACGACTCAATGCTGGCAAAGCAGGAAGCAAGACGGAGGGTAGCTCGGAGCTGCTGGTGGAAATCCTCCTCTCCATGGTGGcacgcccgtcgtcgctgatGAGGCAGGTGTCCCTGCAAGTGTTTGATACATTTACGAGCCAGATTTCTGCCGAAGGACTCGACCTTTTGACCGGGCCGCTTGCCTCGGGAGAGAGCACGAAAGGCCAGAAGGAGCTCTTTAACACGGACGAAGACGTGATGGACGTGGACGATAGTGGCTcatcggacgacgacgtggagGAAATCTCCGACGTCGAAATCGACTCGGATGTGGAGtttgtcggcctcgtcggcgctgaTGAGGACGAAAGCgaagaggcggaggaggaggaggaagaggacgaggagggagatgacgaggagggggatgacgaggaagcggacgaggaagatgacgaggaagatgacgagggagacgacgaggacggggggAAGAAAAGTAGTGGCCGGAACCAGGAGCCTCAGGACCTCGATGAGCTATTCGGGAAAATCCTCAACAGCCATCGTCTGGAcaaggacgtcgacgcggaGGAATCCTCGTCAGACGGCGACATGTCCGACTCGGAgatgctcgccctcgacgagaagCTTGCCGAGGTCTTCAAGCAGCGCTCCAAGGCCCGTCCGGACAGCAAGAAGCAGAAGAAGGATGCGAAGCAGTCGGTGGTCAACTTCAAGCATCGcatcctcgacctcctcgacgcgTACGTCAAGAAGGAGGCGCTCAACCCCATCACCTTTGGCCTCCTCGTTCCGCTCCTGAACCTCATGCGCACAACCTCCACAAAAGCGCTCGCCAGCCGCGCCTGCGAGATCGTTCTCACCTACCAGAGGGGCATGAAGAAGGCCCGGAGCACAAGCAAGGAAAACGAGGTGGCggagccgccggccgccgacgggctGCTCCCtctgctcgtcgaggtgcacgacgaggcgggcaAGGACAACGCACACGCGTACGCCAAAGCGGCCAGCGCGGCCAGCTTGAttgtcgcctcggccatgttCGCCGCGGACAAGGAGGCCATCAAGCAAGTCGCGGCCGTCTACGGCCAGACGCAGTCCAGCTGGGTGCTCGGCGAGGCACGGGTGCAAGCGGCCTTCTTTGCCGACTGGAACAACTGGTGCCAGAACCATGCGTCACAAGCCCGCGTCTGA